One genomic segment of Ictalurus punctatus breed USDA103 chromosome 4, Coco_2.0, whole genome shotgun sequence includes these proteins:
- the tph2 gene encoding tryptophan 5-hydroxylase 2 isoform X1: MASQVQKKKGSEAVSVHSEVQGKTKPQETMSPLSDNHSQKKGSEIPKSPVGLLRKRGKEAIPKMQPSMMMFSSKYWARRGLSLDSAMLDQQHLGNNMLRRTSFSRIDEKEDSGSASDSSKTAVIFSLKNEVGCLVKALRLFQEKHVNLAHIESRKSKRVTTEVEIYAECNCTKKEFNELVQHLKDHVNIISYNTPENVWSVETDCLDCVCVLGGLPDVEGVPWFPQKISELDQCSHRVLMYGSELDADHPGFKDTIYRQRRKYFVEVAMNYKFGQPIPRIEYTREEVKTWGVVFRELTKLYPTHACREYIKNLPLLTKHCGYREDNIPQLEDVSLFLRERSGFTVRPVAGYLSPRDFLAGLAYRVFNCTQYVRHSTDPLYTPEPDTCHELLGHVPLLADPKFAQFSQEIGLASLGASDEDVQKLATCYFFTIEFGLCKQDGQLRAYGAGLLSSIGELRHALSEKAVVKQFDPKTTCHQECLITTFQDVYFVSESFEEAKERMREFAKTIKRPFSVYYNPYTSSIDLLKDTRSIENVVQDLRSDLTTVCDALGKMNKYLGI; encoded by the exons ATGGCTTCACAGGTACAAAAGAAGAAGGGGTCTGAAGCAGTCTCTGTGCATTCTGAAGTACAAGGCAAAACCAAGCCTCAAGAAACAATGTCTCCGCTGTCTGACAACCACAGTCAGAAAAAGGGTTCAGAGATCCCGAAGTCACCGGTGGGGTTGCTGAGGAAGAGGGGTAAAGAAGCAATTCCAAAGATGCAACCATCAATGATGATGTTCTCCAGCAAATACTGGGCACGTCGTGGATTATCTCTGGATTCAGCCATGCTTGATCAGCAGCATCTAGGAAATAATATG CTTCGTAGGACATCCTTTAGTCGCATAGATGAGAAAGAGGATTCAGGCTCGGCTTCTGACAGCAGTAAAACAGCAGTGATTTTCTCTCTGAAGAACGAAGTGGGATGTCTGGTGAAGGCTCTTCGTCTCTTTCAG GAGAAGCATGTCAATTTGGCCCACATTGAATCACGCAAATCAAAGCGAGTCACCACAGAGGTGGAGATATATGCAGAGTGTAACTGCACTAAAAAGGAATTCAACGAACTGGTGCAGCACCTTAAAGACCATGTCAACATTATCTCATATAACACACCAGAAAATGTGTGGTCTGTAGAGACTG ACTgtttggactgtgtgtgtgttttgggtggCTTGCCAGATGTAGAAGGAGTCCCTTGGTTTCCCCAGAAGATCTCTGAATTGGACCAGTGCTCACATAGAGTGCTCATGTATGGCTCAGAGCTGGACGCTGATCATCCA GGATTTAAAGACACCATCTACAGGCAGAGGAGGAAGTACTTTGTAGAAGTTGCAATGAACTACAAATT TGGCCAACCCATCCCACGCATTGAGTACACTCGAGAGGAGGTGAAGACTTGGGGGGTGGTCTTCCGGGAGCTCACTAAACTTTATCCCACCCATGCCTGCCGCGAGTACATAAAAAACCTGCCATTGCTCACAAAACATTGTGGATACCGTGAGGACAATATCCCCCAGCTGGAGGATGTCTCTCTATTCCTAAGAG AGAGGTCAGGGTTTACAGTGCGACCTGTGGCAGGTTACCTGTCACCAAGAGACTTCCTGGCTGGTCTGGCATATAGAGTGTTTAACTGTACTCAGTATGTACGCCACAGCACTGACCCACTCTACACACCAGAGCC GGATACTTGCCATGAGCTCCTGGGTCATGTCCCACTCTTAGCAGATCCTAAGTTTGCTCAGTTCTCACAGGAAATTGGCCTAGCCTCTCTTGGAGCTTCGGATGAAGATGTGCAGAAGTTGGCTACA TGCTATTTCTTCACCATTGAGTTTGGCCTGTGCAAACAAGATGGCCAGTTGAGAGCCTATGGAGCAGGACTGCTGTCTTCAATTGGAGAGCTACGG CATGCATTATCAGAGAAAGCTGTAGTGAAGCAGTTTGATCCCAAAACCACGTGCCACCAGGAGTGCCTCATCACAACTTTCCAAGATGTTTACTTTGTCTCAGAGAGTTTCGAAGAGGCCAAAGAAAGGATGAG GGAATTTGCCAAAACGATCAAGAGGCCTTTCTCTGTCTACTATAACCCATATACTTCGAGCATTGACCTGCTGAAGGACACTAGGAGCATTGAGAATGTGGTGCAGGACCTCCGCAGTGACCTCACCACAGTCTGTGATGCACTGGGGAAAATGAACAAGTACCTTGGCATCTAG
- the si:ch211-218c6.8 gene encoding apoptosis facilitator Bcl-2-like protein 14 isoform X2: METMPADDLFSTEYRLLKIYHKKRTSRLSPKPIRTLVLNKYLQLPTGIRTAAAANTDAFVQVADQLTHIVDSVSPAQDQVVTESDIIQRLVELMKEYGDKVNEKIEKDQELLRYLQGFFSYTLFEELASAFISSVVPSGKQMKEDNDQKIKIAWTFEMTSRLSALDLQPMNRVMGFGAQYVHQHFAPWIQQHGGWENAFKIDEGDEVQ; this comes from the exons ATGGAGACCATGCCAGCTGACGACCTGTTCAGTACCGAGTATCGGCTTCTGAAGATTTATCATAAAAAAAGAACGTCAAGATTAAGCCCAAAACCCATACGCACACTCGTCCTAAACAAATATCTACAACTACCTACAGGAATACGGACTGCTGCAGCTGCAAACACTG ATGCATTCGTTCAAGTGGCTGATCAGCTGACTCATATTGTAGACAGTGTATCTCCTGCTCAGGATCAAGTAGTAACAGAGAGTG ACATCATCCAGCGACTTGTAGAGTTAATGAAAGAATATGGGGACAAAGTAAATGAAAAG ATTGAGAAGGACCAGGAACTTTTAAGATATCTCCAAGGTTTTTTCTCCTACACCCTGTTTGAGGAACTGGCCTCAGCCTTCATTAGCAGTGTGGTGCCCTCAGGCAAACAGATGAAAGAGGACAATGATCAGAAAATAAAGATTGCTTGGACCTTTGAGATGACCAGCAGGCTGAGTGCCTTGGACCTGCAGCCTATGAACAGAGTAATGGGATTCGGGGCCCAATATGTGCACCAGCATTTTGCACCATGGATTCAGCAACATGGTGGCTGG GAGAATGCTTTTAAAATTGATGAAGGTGATGAGGTGCAGTGA
- the tph2 gene encoding tryptophan 5-hydroxylase 2 isoform X2, which translates to MASQVQKKKGSEAVSVHSEVQGKTKPQETMSPLSDNHSQKKGSEIPKSPVGLLRKRGKEAIPKMQPSMMMFSSKYWARRGLSLDSAMLDQQHLGNNMLRRTSFSRIDEKEDSGSASDSSKTAVIFSLKNEVGCLVKALRLFQEKHVNLAHIESRKSKRVTTEVEIYAECNCTKKEFNELVQHLKDHVNIISYNTPENVWSVETDVEGVPWFPQKISELDQCSHRVLMYGSELDADHPGFKDTIYRQRRKYFVEVAMNYKFGQPIPRIEYTREEVKTWGVVFRELTKLYPTHACREYIKNLPLLTKHCGYREDNIPQLEDVSLFLRERSGFTVRPVAGYLSPRDFLAGLAYRVFNCTQYVRHSTDPLYTPEPDTCHELLGHVPLLADPKFAQFSQEIGLASLGASDEDVQKLATCYFFTIEFGLCKQDGQLRAYGAGLLSSIGELRHALSEKAVVKQFDPKTTCHQECLITTFQDVYFVSESFEEAKERMREFAKTIKRPFSVYYNPYTSSIDLLKDTRSIENVVQDLRSDLTTVCDALGKMNKYLGI; encoded by the exons ATGGCTTCACAGGTACAAAAGAAGAAGGGGTCTGAAGCAGTCTCTGTGCATTCTGAAGTACAAGGCAAAACCAAGCCTCAAGAAACAATGTCTCCGCTGTCTGACAACCACAGTCAGAAAAAGGGTTCAGAGATCCCGAAGTCACCGGTGGGGTTGCTGAGGAAGAGGGGTAAAGAAGCAATTCCAAAGATGCAACCATCAATGATGATGTTCTCCAGCAAATACTGGGCACGTCGTGGATTATCTCTGGATTCAGCCATGCTTGATCAGCAGCATCTAGGAAATAATATG CTTCGTAGGACATCCTTTAGTCGCATAGATGAGAAAGAGGATTCAGGCTCGGCTTCTGACAGCAGTAAAACAGCAGTGATTTTCTCTCTGAAGAACGAAGTGGGATGTCTGGTGAAGGCTCTTCGTCTCTTTCAG GAGAAGCATGTCAATTTGGCCCACATTGAATCACGCAAATCAAAGCGAGTCACCACAGAGGTGGAGATATATGCAGAGTGTAACTGCACTAAAAAGGAATTCAACGAACTGGTGCAGCACCTTAAAGACCATGTCAACATTATCTCATATAACACACCAGAAAATGTGTGGTCTGTAGAGACTG ATGTAGAAGGAGTCCCTTGGTTTCCCCAGAAGATCTCTGAATTGGACCAGTGCTCACATAGAGTGCTCATGTATGGCTCAGAGCTGGACGCTGATCATCCA GGATTTAAAGACACCATCTACAGGCAGAGGAGGAAGTACTTTGTAGAAGTTGCAATGAACTACAAATT TGGCCAACCCATCCCACGCATTGAGTACACTCGAGAGGAGGTGAAGACTTGGGGGGTGGTCTTCCGGGAGCTCACTAAACTTTATCCCACCCATGCCTGCCGCGAGTACATAAAAAACCTGCCATTGCTCACAAAACATTGTGGATACCGTGAGGACAATATCCCCCAGCTGGAGGATGTCTCTCTATTCCTAAGAG AGAGGTCAGGGTTTACAGTGCGACCTGTGGCAGGTTACCTGTCACCAAGAGACTTCCTGGCTGGTCTGGCATATAGAGTGTTTAACTGTACTCAGTATGTACGCCACAGCACTGACCCACTCTACACACCAGAGCC GGATACTTGCCATGAGCTCCTGGGTCATGTCCCACTCTTAGCAGATCCTAAGTTTGCTCAGTTCTCACAGGAAATTGGCCTAGCCTCTCTTGGAGCTTCGGATGAAGATGTGCAGAAGTTGGCTACA TGCTATTTCTTCACCATTGAGTTTGGCCTGTGCAAACAAGATGGCCAGTTGAGAGCCTATGGAGCAGGACTGCTGTCTTCAATTGGAGAGCTACGG CATGCATTATCAGAGAAAGCTGTAGTGAAGCAGTTTGATCCCAAAACCACGTGCCACCAGGAGTGCCTCATCACAACTTTCCAAGATGTTTACTTTGTCTCAGAGAGTTTCGAAGAGGCCAAAGAAAGGATGAG GGAATTTGCCAAAACGATCAAGAGGCCTTTCTCTGTCTACTATAACCCATATACTTCGAGCATTGACCTGCTGAAGGACACTAGGAGCATTGAGAATGTGGTGCAGGACCTCCGCAGTGACCTCACCACAGTCTGTGATGCACTGGGGAAAATGAACAAGTACCTTGGCATCTAG